The genomic region TCAATGCGTCCCCGGTTTGGGCCACGGCAGGGGCATCAGGGACACCCTCAGACGCAGACGGCATCAGGGCTTGGCGGGTGGTTTCGGCGGGTTCTAAGTCCGTCAACAACGGGGGCTGCTGAGGTTCCGCTGTAAGAGTGGACTCTACCGGGGTGGCCTCTGCGGGGGTGGGGGGTTCTGCTGTTTCGCCTGGAGTTTGGGGAGCTAATAGTTGCGAATCAAAATTGTTAAAGGATGGGGAGATTGTGCTGACTTCCTCAGCTTGCCCTGATTCTATAGAACTTGCATGGGCCATATCCCACAGCAGAACTAGCAAGAATGGAGAAACACAAACAGGAAAAATTCTCAATAAAAAACGCTGAAACATCGCTATACTCCTCACGAGAAATCAAGGGTTATGGGTTGAAAGGGAAAGCTGGAGGGCTAGAGGTGCATTGCTTCGCTGAATGCACCCTACGGGGCGTGGGTGGCGACCAGGGGAGGTGAGCTATCGGCGGCACTGGCGGCGAGGGGGAAGACCTGCTGGCCGAAGGGGGTAGTGAAAATCTCGACTTCCACCTGAAAGACGGCCCGAAGGTTGTCGGGAGTCAGCACCTCGGCAGGGGGGCCAACGGCCCAAAGGCGACCCTGGCACAGCATGGCCATGCGATCTCCGTAGCGGGCGGCTAGGTTGATGTCGTGCAGCACGGTGATGATGGAAAGGGACTGGTCGCGGTTCAGCCGTTTCAGCAGTTCCAAAAGCTGGAGTTGGTAGTGGATGTCTAAGAAGGTGGTGGGTTCATCCAGCAGCAGCACCTGGGGATTTTGGGCCAGGGCTAGGGCCAAAAATGCCCGCTGACGTTCGCCGCCGGAGAGATCCGCCACGGGTCGATCTCGGTAGTGGGCAATTTCTGTCCAGGTGAGGGCTTGATCGACCTGACGCTGACCTTCAGCATCCAAATCCCATCGCCACCAGGGCTGATGCGGAGATCGGCCCAGACTCACCAGTTGGTGAACGGTCAAGCCGTCGGGCAGGGTTTGCTGCTGGGGCAACAGGGCCAACCGCTGGGCAATGGCCGTGGGGGAAAGCTCGTGAATATCTCGTCCACAGAGCAGAACGCTGCCGCCCTGGGGTTTCAGAATACGGCTGAGCAACCGCAGCAGGGTGGATTTGCCGGAGCCGTTGGCCCCCACCAGGCACAGCCACTCCCCTGGTTCCACCGCCAAATTAACGTGGTGGACAATGGGCGACTGATCGTAGCCGCCGGATAAATTGCGCGATTCTAGGGGCATTTCAATGTCCTCCTTGGCTTCCACGGCGGCGATACAGCAGCCAAATAAACACGGGCGCACCCAAAAAGGCCGTCACTACGCCAACGGGCAGTTCCACAGGGCCAGAGCGAGCCGCCAAATCCGCCGCCGACAGCACCAGGGCACCCCCCAGGGCCGAAAAGGGCAGCACCAGGCGATAGTCTGTGCCCACCAGCAGGCGCACCCCGTGGGGCACAATCAGCCCGACAAAGCCCACCAGTCCGGCAATGCTGGCAGCTCCGGCGGCGAGAAAGGTGGCCGCTGCGCCAATCAACAGGCGAGATCGCAGCAGGGAGGTGCCCAACCCCACGGCTAGGTCATCGCCCAGGTTGAGCAGATTCACCTGCCGCGCCAGCAGACAGGCCATCACCAAGGCCACTGCCAGCCCCGGCCCCA from Leptolyngbya sp. BL0902 harbors:
- a CDS encoding ABC transporter ATP-binding protein, coding for MPLESRNLSGGYDQSPIVHHVNLAVEPGEWLCLVGANGSGKSTLLRLLSRILKPQGGSVLLCGRDIHELSPTAIAQRLALLPQQQTLPDGLTVHQLVSLGRSPHQPWWRWDLDAEGQRQVDQALTWTEIAHYRDRPVADLSGGERQRAFLALALAQNPQVLLLDEPTTFLDIHYQLQLLELLKRLNRDQSLSIITVLHDINLAARYGDRMAMLCQGRLWAVGPPAEVLTPDNLRAVFQVEVEIFTTPFGQQVFPLAASAADSSPPLVATHAP